One segment of Neodiprion fabricii isolate iyNeoFabr1 chromosome 1, iyNeoFabr1.1, whole genome shotgun sequence DNA contains the following:
- the LOC124188175 gene encoding intersectin-1 isoform X3, producing the protein MAAAAALGVDPWVIQPRERARYQEQFNSLKPVNGVVTGEQAKGFFLQSQLPPMTLGQIWGLSDTDADGKMDVNEFSIACKLINLKLRGFEIPSALPPTLIRSLKSVSNDGNVVNLLNGGNMNGITPAQPMGMNFVSGSISQNLVGLNGSASQPMRPLPPMSMSTASHQNKQCVAPSTHMVHNYASSKPPARPAPPSMGTTNSASAPGPPQRPAPPSSIGTVPLIGGPPPKPAPPSFPNSPVNMGMSPVKMQPSAGSIIPPIQPVQPMTASAPMDLFEFDFSEGMPSVAPIAPVNMNPAPIAAFGMGSVMAIQPAMIPPMSAPTMAPIASVAPMASGIPISAPISSIPLAPVHQIMGNPAVAPIVPPSVNGNPTPVSTNSPLSTTARPPSIDRVGSLDSQHSQHSAGSPQVEWAVPHQTKLKYTQLFNTWDRTRSGFLSGPQARNIMVQTQLPQGILAQVWALADMDVDGRLGCDEFVLAMHLCDMAKAGEKIPTVLPIELIPPTFRRQRQGSVTSQGTSENIDPSAGMPQTSFENKRKENFEKGQAELERRRKALLEIQRKEQEERDRKEREEAEKQEKIRLEQERRRQAEIEKQMLRQKEIEQEKEEQRKRAQEQREAARKEMERQRQLEWEKQKSQELQAQRQKEQDVLLKLKAKNQGLAIELGSLNEKVKELSQKICDTRVGVSGVKTTIDGMRSTRDSQLQEMSALKNKLREQNQRLLSLSQEKARIEAKNKLNNAQDVAGQEAVKMAFASKQITLKQMKDKIADLQQQINDKMTDIENNNSQLDDIKKQMKNLLAECAQLYKSFEEKKTKVTDLRAGSGNADFTTSAWGDSAWGDTGTVNTDSWPVDIASVTHATITGDNTGAVKYRALYEFVARNQDEISFQPGDIILVPPVQNAEPGWMAGEIRGHTGWFPESYVEPVEVDAVITSGNAFIQQDSVEKRTLEGIAEVPENVSDAGSLGGEGPAVEAVIPTLGLGSVCNLQAIALYQYRPTVQQHLSFNKGDTINVTEQQDDWWYGEFNGTEGWFPKSYIKTTTPVRTEASSPTGIPTEYYIALYPYASNETGDLSFNQGEVMMVTKKEGDWWTGVIGDRTGIFPSNYVEKCDNPDQVVIVPDNTSEVVSAVPAPESTPVPDVQEKISEPPTAVTSAQGTPLQEKTKEQLEDERAEAEDRAELPDFAAMSAQQSEDLGSDTDSKPSTPQYPKARGKKPEIGQVIAPYHATSPEQLNLHRGQLIMIRKKTETGWWEGELQARGQKRQIGWFPASYVKLLGSNSNRSTPVSHRYQDSPTDPNVERVMALYPYQALNEDELNFEKGDVITVLAKEDASWWRGEMNGVSGVFPSNYVSPMSSDLIRDVMFGLLNDTERKRQEHIKELIATEQAYIEDMTLVHEVFEKPLLQSMVLTVNEVDKIFVNWRDIIVCNDNFLRTLRIRRDNSDGGVIRMIGDILCENIPRMSAYVRFCSCQLSAATYLQQLTEKSPEFVQVAAMCQQDPRTKGMPLSSFLIKPMQRITKYPLIINKILEYTPVLHPDRQYLLEALARAEEFCTQVNEGVREKENSDRLEWLQQHVTCDGLEEQLIFNSLTNSLGPRKFLHHGILHKAKSGKELVGFLMNDFILFAQPTKSLPSGQQFSFERNANQKFKLYRKPTFLNELVILTVPELNGNDTSDHSRTIRLWDSKKTITLLAPSASECSLWLKRITEASRVYLENEKTQLQRQRSKQAQFAACGRILVTVLEGSSIKALSVRRRPPKGRLRLVVREAEDLCPTKPGKYNTFCKVSMGSQEERTQVVSGTNCPLWDKSMQFQVKDLHADTLCITVFDKGYYSPDEFRGRAEVRVSDIMRDSIDSCGPIQKRIKLHEVESGEVVLKLDLRLFNRLP; encoded by the exons ATGGCTGCAGCCGCAGCATtgg GTGTGGATCCGTGGGTGATCCAGCCACGGGAACGCGCCCGATACCAGGAGCAATTCAATTCTCTGAAACCGGTAAATGGGGTCGTTACAGGAGAGCAAGCAAAAGGCTTCTTTCTGCAGTCTCAGTTGCCACCTATGACTCTTGGACAGATATG GGGTTTATCCGATACGGATGCTGATGGAAAAATGGATGTGAATGAATTCAGTATTGCTTGCAAGCTGATTAACTTGAAGTTGCGTGGTTTCGAAATCCCAAGTGCACTCCCACCAACTCTGATACGAAGTTTGAAATCTGTATCCAATG ATGGGAACGTCGTTAACCTATTGAACGGTGGTAACATGAATGGGATTACACCAGCACAGCCTATGGGAATGAATTTTGTGTCTGGAAGTATATCGCAGAACCTCGTAGGCTTAAATGGATCTGCTTCACAACCAATGCGGCCACTTCCACCCATGTCAATGTCAACGG CCTCACATCAGAATAAACAGTGCGTGGCTCCCAGTACACACATGGTTCATAATTACGCATCATCAAAGCCCCCTGCTCGACCTGCACCCCCCTCCATGG GAACCACTAACTCTGCTTCAGCTCCTGGTCCACCACAAAGACCTGCGCCACCGTCATCGATTG GTACAGTACCATTGATTGGTGGCCCCCCACCAAAACCAGCCCCTCCATCATTTCCAAATAGTCCGGTCAACATGGGTATGTCACCAGTTAAAATGCAGCCGTCCGCGGGATCCATTATTCCTCCTATCCAACCAGTACAGCCTATGACTGCGTCTGCACCGATGG actTGTTCGAGTTTGATTTCTCTGAAG GTATGCCGTCCGTTGCGCCGATTGCACCTGTCAATATGAATCCTGCCCCAATTGCAGCTTTTGGAATGGGCAGTGTGATGGCAATACAACCGGCAATGATACCTCCTATGTCTGCCCCAACGATGGCACCTATTGCATCTGTTGCACCTATGGCTTCAG GCATCCCAATATCCGCTCCAATCAGCAGCATTCCTTTAGCACCAGTGCATCAAATAATGGGGAATCCTGCAGTTGCCCCCATAGTCCCACCGTCGGTTAATGGAAATCCAACGCCTGTTTCTACAAATTCTCCACTCAGTACAACGGCTAGACCTCCAAGCATAGACAGAGTTGGTTCGCTTGATTCTCAGCATAGCCAGCATTCCGCAGGCTCGCCACAGGTCGAGTGGGCAGTACCTCATCAAACAAAATTGAAGTACACGCAACTATTCAACACTTGGGATCGTACCAGATCTGGATTCCTCTCGGGACCACAAGCTAGAAATATTATGGTTCAAACGCAGTTGCCTCAGGGCATCCTAGCCCAAGTATG GGCTTTGGCTGATATGGATGTTGATGGCCGATTGGGTTGCGACGAATTTGTCCTAGCCATGCACTTATGTGATATGGCTAAGgctggtgaaaaaattcccacAGTTTTACCAATTGAACTCATTCCTCCTACATTCAGACGTCAACGACAAGGTAGCGTTACGTCCCAGGGTACGTCGGAGAACATTGATCCATCTGCTGGCATGCCACAG ACGTCTTTTGAaaacaagagaaaagaaaactttgaaaaggGGCAGGCTGAGTTAGAGCGTAGGCGCAAAGCACTTTTAGAGATACAACGAAAGGAACAAGAAGAACGTGATCGTAAGGAAAGAGAAGAGGCTGAAAAGCAAGAGAAAATAAG GTTGGAACAGGAAAGGAGACGACAggcagaaattgaaaaacaaatgcTTCGGCAGAAGGAAATTGAACAAGAGAAGGAAGAGCAAAGAAAACGGGCACAAGAGCAACGGGAGGCTGCAAGAAA AGAAATGGAGAGACAGCGGCAATTAGAATGGGAGAAGCAAAAATCTCAAGAACTTCAGGCACAAAGGCAGAAGGAACAGGACGTACTTCTTAAACTCAAGGCCAAGAATCAAGGACTTGCTATCGAATTAGGAAGTCTG aatgaaaaagtgaaagagcTTTCACAGAAAATATGTGATACTCGCGTGGGTGTTTCTGGTGTGAAAACTACGATCGACGGTATGCGTTCAACGCGTGATTCTCAACTTCAAGAGATGTCAGcgctgaaaaataaattacgggAGCAAAATCAAAGACTGCTTTCGCTGAGTCAGGAAAAAGCAAGAATTGAAGCTAAGAATAAGTTGAACAATGCTCAAGATGTTGCTGGGCAGGAGGCAGTAAAGATGGCTTTTGCTAGTAAACAAATAACGttgaaacaaatgaaagaTAAAATCGCGGACTTACAGCAACAG ataAACGATAAGATGACAGATATTGAAAACAACAACAGCCAACTTGATGACATAAAGAAGCAAATGAAAAACCTTCTTGCCGAATGTGCGCAGCTCTATAAatcatttgaagaaaaaaaaacaaaagttacCGATTTGCGAGCTGGCAGTGGCAACGCAGATTTTACCACTTCTGCCTGGGGAGATAGCGCCTGGGGTGATACTGGAACTGTAAATACAGACTCGTGGCCAGTGGACATTGCTTCAGTGACACATGCAACGATTACTGGAGATAATACTGGCGCTGTGAAATACAGAGCTTTATATGAATTCGTGGCAAGAAATCAAGACGAGATATCTTTCCAGCCCGGTGATATAATCCTA GTGCCACCAGTCCAAAATGCCGAGCCCGGCTGGATGGCTGGTGAAATACGTGGCCACACAGGTTGGTTTCCAGAATCTTATGTCGAACCAGTGGAAGTTGATGCTGTGATTACCAGTGGCAATGCTTTCATCCAACAAGACAGTGTTGAGAAGCGAACTTTGGA AGGTATTGCCGAAGTTCCTGAAAATGTATCGGACGCTGGCTCACTTGGTGGTGAAGGTCCAGCTGTCGAGGCAGTTATTCCAACTTTAGGCTTAGGCTCAGTTTGCAACTTGCAAGCTATTGCTTTGTACCAATATCGCCCGACAGTTCAGCAACATCTCTCTTTCAATAAAGGAGATACGATCAATGTCACAGAGCAGCAG gatgATTGGTGGTACGGTGAATTTAATGGTACAGAAGGTTGGTTCCCAAAGTCTTATATTAAAACAACCACACCTGTCCGAACTGAGGCATCATCTCCAACTGGTATTCCTACTGAATATTACATCGCGCTGTATCCATATGCTTCAAACGAAACTGGAGATCTAAGCTTTAATCAAGGGGAAGTGATGAtggtaacaaaaaaagaaggagaCTGGTGGACAGGCGTTATAGGAGATCGTACCggaatttttccatcaaattATGTTGAAAAGTGCGACAACCCCGATCAG GTTGTCATTGTGCCTGATAATACTTCTGAAGTAGTATCAGCTGTTCCGGCCCCTGAATCGACTCCGGTACCAGAtgttcaagaaaaaatttcggaacCACCTACTGCTGTTACTTCAGCTCAAGGAACACCG CTACAGGAAAAAACGAAGGAACAGCTTGAAGACGAGAGAGCTGAGGCGGAAGACAGAGCAGAGTTACCAGATTTTGCTGCTATGTCGGCGCAACAG TCCGAGGACCTTGGGAGCGACACTGACTCTAAG CCATCCACGCCGCAGTACCCCAAG GCAAGAGgtaaaaaacctgaaattggACAAGTCATCGCTCCATACCACGCGACTAGTCCGGAGCAATTGAATCTCCATAGAGGACAACTCATCATGATCAGGAAAAAGACGGAAACTGGTTGGTGGGAAGGAGAGTTACAG GCTCGTGGCCAAAAACGACAAATTGGTTGGTTTCCTGCATCTTATGTCAAGTTATTGGGAAGTAACAGTAATCGCAGCACACCAGTTTCCCATAGATATCAAGACTCGCCCACTGATCCCAATGTTG AGCGGGTGATGGCTTTATACCCATATCAAGCGCTAAATGAGGATGAGTTGAATTTCGAGAAAGGAGACGTTATAACTGTTCTTGCTAAAGAGGATGCCTCGTGGTGGAGGGGCGAGATGAACGGTGTATCAGGAGTATTTCCTAGCAACTATGTTTCTCCGATGT CCAGCGATCTAATACGTGATGTTATGTTTGGACTGCTCAATGATACGGAAAGGAAACGTCAGGAACATATCAAAGAACTCATTGCAACTGAACAAGCGTACATCGAAGACATGACTCTGGTTCACGAG GTCTTTGAGAAACCGTTACTTCAAAGTATGGTACTGACTGTAAACGAAGTTGACAAGATATTCGTCAATTGGCGGGATATTATAGTGTgcaatgacaattttttgag AACACTGAGAATACGAAGGGACAACAGCGATGGTGGTGTTATAAGAATGATCGGTGACATATTGTGTGAAAAT ATCCCGAGGATGTCGGCCTATGTTAGATTCTGTAGCTGTCAGCTTTCCGCAGCAACGTACCTTCAGCAACTTACTGAAAAATCACCAGAATTCGTTCAGGTTGCTGCGATGTGTCAACAGGACCCAAGAACAAAGGGAATGCCGCTGAGTTCGTTTCTCATTAAACCCATGCAAAGGATTACAAAATACCCACTGATTATTAACAAG ATTCTCGAATATACTCCTGTGTTACATCCCGACAGACAATATCTTCTAGAAGCGCTGGCAAGAGCAGAAGAATTTTGTACACAG GTAAATGAGGGCGtcagagaaaaagaaaatagcgACAGACTCGAATGGTTACAACAGCATGTAACTTGCGATGGATTAGAAGAACAACTGATATTTAACTCACTTACAAATTCTCTCGGACCTAGGAAATTTTTGCATCATGGAATACTGCACAAA GCAAAAAGCGGCAAAGAACTTGTGGGATTTCTGATGAATGATTTTATCTTGTTTGCTCAACCAACAAAATCTTTACCATCTGGACAGCAATTCTCCTTTGAAAGAAACgctaatcaaaaatttaaactgTACAGAAAA CCAACGTTTCTGAATGAGTTGGTCATATTGACAGTACCGGAACTTAATGGAAATGATACATCCGACCACTCTAGAACGATCCGATTATGGGATTCAAAGAAAACTATTACTCTTTTAGCACCATCTGCCAGTGAATGTTCTTTGTGGTTAAAGCGAATAACCGAAGCCAGTAGAGTCtatttagaaaatgaaaaaactcaGCTTCAACGGCAGCGATCGA AGCAGGCGCAGTTTGCTGCGTGTGGGCGAATTCTTGTTACTGTACTCGAAGGGTCGAGTATCAAAGCATTATCTG TTCGCAGGAGACCCCCAAAGGGCCGTCTCAGACTAGTTGTCAGGGAAGCAGAAGATCTCTGTCCTACTAAACCAG GAAAGTACAACACATTCTGCAAAGTATCAATGGGATCACAAGAGGAGAGAACGCAAGTTGTATCAGGAACTAACTGTCCACTGTGGGATAAGTCAATGCAGTTCCAAGTCAAAGATTTACATGCGGATACTTTGTGTATAACTGTTTTCGACAAGGGATATTACAGTCCAGACG AATTCCGTGGACGTGCCGAAGTTCGAGTATCCGACATAATGAGAGATAGCATAGATTCTTGTGGGCCAATTCAGAAAAGAATTAAGCTACACGAAGTTGAAAGTGGAGAAGTTGTATTGAAGTTGGATCTACGCCTCTTCAACCGTTTACCATAA